tatatgaaatatattgATAAACAACCTTGTAGAGATTCTGAACAAACTGGCTATATGTGGTTGATGGATTGTTTGATGGGTAATGAAACGAAATGCTATGAAATGTTTAGAATGAAGCCACATGTTTTCCTTCAATTGTGTAATGTTTTACAACATACATATGGACTTCAGCACACAAGGCATATTAGGCTTGAAGAGTCAGTAGGTATATGTTTAATGATACTTGGACAAGGAGCTTGTTATAGGATGGTTCAAGAAAGATGTCAACATTCTGGTGAGACTATACACAAACATTTTCATAGAGTTCTGAAGCGCTTTAACATAATGTCAATGGATATCTTCAAGCCTTCTGACCCTACATTCAGTGCAATTCCAAGACATATACAGAAGAATCCATTGTACATTCCACACTTTCAGGTATTTATTTCATACATTCTAATTTGTTCCTAATATTTGTTAGGATTATTTCCTAagtaactaaaatttatattctattttaggACTGCATTGGTGCCATTGATGGTACTCATATCCAAGTTGTTGTTGGAGACGACAAGAAAGCTCCATATTATAATAGAAAGGGTGTGACATCTTTTAATGTGATGACAGCATGCGGTTTCGATTTACTTTTCATATTTGTTATGGCTGGATGGGAGGGTGCAGCACATGATACACGTATTTTCTTAGATGCTATCCGTCGACAATCTGTTAACTTTCCAAAACCACCACTAGgtatataaaatttgtatatattaaatatgtatGAAGGATATTATTTATGcacattttacatttttttttccttttactaggaaaatattatttagttgaTGCTGGATACCCCTTAAGGAAAGGATATTTGCCACCTTATAAGGGACAGAGGTATCATCTTTCAGATTTTTGACGAGCTGGTCGAGGAAATCACATAGAAGAGAGGTTTAATTATGTCCACTCATCTCTTAGAAGTGCAATTAAGCGAAATTTTGGAGTGTGGAagaataaatggaaaattttgaagcaaATGCCACCTTATGACATTAAGCACCAAAGAAACATTATAGTTGCTACTTGtgttttgcataattttatcTGAAAACATGATAGGAAGATGAGGGATTCAATTGGGATGAACATGACTTGGATAGACCAAGAAGCAATAGTACTGGAGAAGGTAGTAGCAGATAGGCAAACGTTGAAAATATACAAGATGTGGAGATGAAATTTGTTCGTGACAAAATAGCTCGATCCATTTGTGGGttgtaaacaatatttttattatttatgttttggtgttttggttttaatttttcggataagaacttttttattattataatggaATGTCTAGTATTGATATTGTTGgcaattaacattttaatataattattttcctaatcattttaatatatttttcttgatgagttatttttaatattttaaatttgataaacttttctccatgaatttcaacaacaaaaacatcattattgttgttattattgatgtaattgttaagcttaattacatattttcaataataaaaaaacattgatgacaggaaaaatgacaatataatattcaaaaaatagttaagtttttttttggaatttatacTCAAAACGGCTATTTTTAAAACAACTTATCCGAACACTTAATatgactttaaaaataaaaaacatatattttcacatttttaccaCACACTTATACGAGGTTTTTAAAACGAAGTAAACTTCCTTCCTTTTGAAAAAGTTTATCCAAACAGCCCTTGCTAAATAAGTTCAAAAGCCTGCTATCTAACTAatacttttcttaaaaaaagctGTTGAGCAAATTTTACCCTACAACAACGTGGATCGTACGGCCACGATGGCACCTTGATCTAGTTAGAGTGAGAACtgagaagagggagagaagcCAAAAGtgggaaaaggaaagaaagagcGAAAACGAAGAAAGGAAGAAGTTGCTTCGCTTAGCGTTCTTTTTTGTCTAACAATAATGTCTCGTCGGGAAAGGGAAGTTCGCGATTCAGGCTCCAAAAGACACCAACGTTCTAGGTTCGATCGAGAACCCAGGTACCTTTTACCCATTTggggtttctttctttctttattttattaataattccaactccaaattttttacaaatattaatGTTAACAATATTGTTCCGCTAAATATTGTTCACTTCTCTAAGAAGATTAAAAAtgaaccttatatatatatatatatatatatatagagttgcAGCTTATTATAGAATATAGATTGATTGATTACATGAAACTAGTAGTTTGCTAGTAGAAGAAGATATGGGAAACATACCATTATTTTAATGTCACTTCAAAACGGGTTAAGGGTATTTAGGTAGTGGGTTCAAAATAGGAATTGGGAACTCTTATTATTGTGTCTTCGGATTAGCTTTTTGCAGAAAGTGAGCAAGAGTACACTATTGTATCTTGATTGGAAATGTGAGGATTTGAAAAACCCATAAGCATTAATAAGCCAAAAAAGATGAAAGCTTTTCACTAATATAATATTGCACCCGGGAGTAAAAGGAGAGTGCCTGGACTAGTTCTAAACCCGTAAGTCTCTGGTTCGACTTTTGCAATTTAGCTCAGTGGGGGTGTGTAGGCATATGAGGTTTGCCCCGCAGGGTGGTCCCACTGGCCCATACCTTAAAGGGGTTCCTtgtcataaaaaagaaaaagaaaaatgcactCTTTCTAACAAGTCATCGTGAATGTTGCACCGTTATATTCACTTGTTTATTAACTTTTGAGTTATACAGCAGTGTGTGTATTGGTCTTTTACCTTTTGATTTGAGTTCTAAAATGTGAAACATAGTGAGAGTTTTTGCCAGTTGATTATAGCTTCCTATCATAATATGGCTTTACATATGTTACTTGGTTTGGTTCAACTAGTCCTAAGAAGTCTAGGAGGGATGGGAAACCAGAAACAGAGAGACTACCCAACAATGCTAATTTGGATGTTGGAGAGCAGACAGACAAGGATCAAAAGCACCATCGTCGGCTGCAAGATGCCATACCACTTGAGGCCCCTTTGGCATCTGATTCTAAGCGAGAAAATGAGGCTGTGAGCAAAGAAGCTGACAAGAAACCTGAAGAACATCGTGAAGGATCAAAACGTTCCTCTGATTCAACTGAAGTACCTCGGTCCCGATCTTATTTTCAGGTCTTGATAGCAATcttataaatatgaaattggttATTCTTAAATGTTTGTGTAACATTTACTTTAACATTTTCACATAATTGACTGCTTTTTGCATAACTGTTAACTTTATGATCCCGTTAGATCTTTTGATTAGTTTGATTTCTGCCTCCCAATATTATCCAACACCTTGTATTCTACCAGTTGTTGCACATAGTACAACCCTATGATAACCATGATGTGTTTTCATTGCTGACTTATAGATTCATATTGTTCACGGATGTGATGTTTTCTGGGACTTTAAGCACCAGAGTCAACTGACATTGAGAAACTAATGGTTTTGTGTAGGTAATGTTTGTCCACTCTCCATGCCAGAGGTATGCATAGCCTGGTCACGTAGAGGATACGGTGGGAGACATAAGTTTTTGATTCCCTAAATCTCTAGGTTAAGCTTCTATGAGCTGGTGTGGTAGATTTGAAGGTTGTTTTTATTCTAGATTAccaccaaatatttttttaccttcTGTACCAAGAAGAAATAAATGGGAAAAAACTGTGCAGAAAATTTAGGGACAAAAagaaatgtttttgtttttaaatagaCATATATTTTGCAACCATTTAAAAGTAAATGGAAGTTGATTAAGATGAATGAAGTCAACCAACTAATGAAATGTGCGCATTACATTGCACACCCTGGGGCAGCTTAAGATTGCAGTAGTCATCTTAATGCATCTCTATGTGTATGCAGGCCTGGAAAATGCCAAAGCTGCATTCCAGAATGGCTTAGGAAATTCTTTCCAACGCTACATGATTGCTTGATAAAAAACAAGTATTTTTGTTGAGTTTAATTACTTGGTAATATTATTGAGTCTATGCAAACCTTTGGGCTCATGTAGCGGGATTTTCTTTCAGCCCATGCCTTCAAGTGGCTCCATGTATATAATAATCTTAGGCTTGCCTGTGCATGTCTTATAACAGCATGATGAACGTGGTAATGCCATGCAAGCTGGTCGAAGCATTGGTCGTAGAGCTACTAGTGGTGAGTTATATTTATCTTCAACTCTATCTGCAAAGCTCTTCTCAAAATGTTTGGCCTTTTTCCCTTTACTTTTGGCTACATCTGCTTTTCATCATTCACATAATAGTGCTTTCATGTTGTGATTCCCATCAATCCTGCCTGTGGTTTactcttggattttttttttaatacaggGACAAACATTCATAGTCatggtattttattttctttagtggCAAAGTTGGGTCATTGTAACATAcctgcaaaaaaagaaagaaagttcaTTGTTCTGTTATAATATTTATCCAATATAGAGTACTTTATAATAGTTAAGAGGGCATCTTACATATCATAAAATCTTGTCTAAAatactatttagtatttacacTTTCTAAGTAAGAGATTGCTTCTAATTAGTGCCTTAACCAAGAAAACTTGCAACTTACACTCTCGAGTATTACAACATCAGCGTGCCCCTTTTGTCAACATCTATTAAAATCTTCTTGTTAACCCGCACAAAAAGAtcattttggccaaaaaaagaaaagaaaaatgatgtaattttttGGCTAGTTAACAATGAAAATGTGACAGGAGCATAATAGAAGgggcacattttttttttttttggatagataaagaaaaattttattaataaaaaatagccAACCCACACGAGTGCATTGGGGATGTACTTTGGGGgaaaaaatcaagaaccaaaattataatgatcaagcaaaacaggaaagaaaaaacaagaaaaatgcgAAAGAGCCACACTCCAATCAAGGAAAGTatgtaagaaaaaagacttcATCTCTAACAATGACCATTCTTATCCCTCAAAGCATCTAGCATTCCTTTCACTCCACATTGACTTCATTGTAATAGTTGAGGTGtaaattgcaagttttgaaAGTTAAGGGACCAATTTAGAAGCTATCTCAAACTTCAAGGGGGTAAAGTGCATTTTAGACTTAAATCTTTGTATGAGTATAAATATGAGCATCTATGTGCATATCCATATGCATGTGATGTAGAAAAAGACATGTTACTCTatccaattatatttttatgttttggtgtACCACAATTATTGAATGATTATTTTGAAGTTGATGGTACTatgtctttttcttattttggtaAGGGTccttttggttttgatttttcaagtggattaaatcttaaaaattggtcaactttaatttttgtgtctCAAGATTGCGTTTGGCTAGCCCCAAGATAAgataaactaatatttttttttgaattgacAAATCAATAAAATCGTTGTCAGATAAGatgaataattgttaataaagcaAACACACTTTGAAAAACTGCAAGCAAGCAGGCCCCAAATATATGAAGTAATAAAGTTATGCATTGCTGGTTTTGTCAAAAATATAGAATCATTATCTAAGTGGGAATATTATTAAATTAGGAATCTCAACTTTGATCAAGCATCATGCTATTTCAAGACTTGAAGTTTGAATGTGATCTTCTTTATGCTCTCTTACTTTGCTCTTTAGCAGTGTTCTAAGTACCACTGCTAATGATCCTTGAAAGAGTAACACTGTTTTAGGTCCCCATCTATGACTGAAAGCTTAATGATTGTAGCTGTTGTCTTATCATTCATTGTTCCTTTGCTTTAAAGGATGGAGGGATTCTAAGGATGAGCACGATGAAAGAGTAGCAAACAAGACAACTTCGAATGCACAGGAAAGAGATGAGAAACTACAATCTAAGCAGGATGACCACAGCGTTTGGCGCCATGATCGCTTCGTAGAAAAGGATGATCCACCTCCACCTGCAAAGAAAAGACCCTCATTTCAGGAGAAGAAGATTACAGTGAATTCTGAACATGCTGACAAATCGGAATCAGAGACTGTAAAGTCAGGCCATGTTGACCATTATGTAGAAGGAAGTGAAAGGAGGGAGGAGAGAAGCCGCAACCCCCGTTATATGGACAGACCTGAGAAGCCATTAGCAGGAGACAGGTTGCCACCAAAGAGGGCAGAAGCACATAGGGATAGTTTTCTGTCCAGAGAAAGATATGGTGGTGGTGGAAATTACAAGGGAAGAGATGGTGGTAGACAAGGTTATCATTCTGGTGGTACTCGGGCTGAGAAGTGGAAGCATGATTTGTATAAACCTGAAGGAAGTCCAACCCCAAAAAATGAAGATGATCAAATTGCAAAGCTGGAAGCACTCTTGGCTTCATAGAAGCAGTCAGGTCTCAATCTGTATATGCATGCGTATTATGTTCATTAAGGTTTTAGTCTGACTAATCAAATATTTTGCTTAATGAGGACATTCAAAATCAGGGTTTGCTTATTGTGTATGTTCATGAATTCTCTTTTACCACCTAACCAATTCAATTTACAGCCTGTGTTACTCTCATATTTCCAATATGAGTCAccctacaaattttttttttttggggggggggggggggggggggaataaaATTTACACCCTATAAGTATAGTGAATTGCCATTTTAGTCCACTAAGTTACCAAGtctaaattttgttatattatcCTGTTAACGTTCTCAAAGTTGACGGGACTAAAATGACATAATTTTGACTtagtaaattgtccattttagTCAACAATGTCACTAAGTCTAAATTTTATGGTTTAAATCTGTTAATATTGTTAAAGTTAAcaaactaaaatgacaaaatcttAACTTAGTGGACTAAAATGATAATTCATTAGCTTAAAAGGTTGTAgattgtatttcttttctctctctctctctctctctctctctctctcaatgtaatgtattgaaaagaagagaagaaaaatgtgCCCAATCCTAGTACATGGGTATTGTTTTGAATGTAACGCCCGACTCTCATGGtattgtttttgtgtgtaaatCGTTAAACATTCACTAAAATCAACAGAGTTACTCATGTGATGACATGTATCCATTTTTAAGatggattttattaattttaccaTGAAAGAAATACTATAAGCAGGTTTTTTGTCACACTCAAAATACCCCCAACTTCCGTCTCAAATAAGCAGTTAATACATGCAGCAGGATCTGCAAATACAACAAGAGGTATTGAAGCAGCGTCCTTTAGTTATACCGAGTTGTTGACACAATATAAGTTGATTAGGTACCTGCAACTGTGAATGAGAGCACTCAAGGGGTGAGCAGCCAAATATTTGGACTTCGTTTCACaatgagatttttaatattatgttgCAGGGCAAGTTGAGGCCATCTATAAATTGCCCAAAATTCAGCTACCAACAAAGAGGTTTCCATGAGTAGTGACGACCTTCAACTTTGGCAATAGTTCTGACGCTATATATGACTGATCTTAGATCTTTTGACATCGTTATGTAATGGGTTGGTTCACCAGAATCAGAGTCTGTTTAATGCTCAGCAGTATTGCCATGTGATTGAGCTTATTCATGCTGGACTTGTTCAATCTTGGTGAGTTGAAATTTTGAACCTCATGAATGATGTTTAGATCCAACGAGACCATAAAGCATTATAGTGATTTACAACGGgtgtaaagaaaaattttaagcCATTTTAAGTACTTTTCTTCCCCTTACGTGTCAAATACCAAATCTGAATATGTCCGAGACTTACCATTAACTCATctaaaatgagatttttattttgatttaaatcctttcttttcttgtttttttttttttttttttttttttttttggaggaacgAAGAGGGAGGATTTCTTTAATTCAGTGTGAAGCTACATTATTGGTCTCTGAAGTTTACTTGATGTGCACAATTGGTCTCTTAAGTTTCAACTGAGTATTATTAGTccctcaagtttcaaaattgaGTGCTATTAATCATTTGTTAACTGCCGTTAATATTATTGTATATGTGGTTAACGAAAtagtgatgtggcattttttaaagtaatgtggtatttatttttattttaaacaatttagACATACCATAaacccataaaagaaaaaatctaaccCGATTCAAGTGGGTCAAATCAAACCGAAAGTcctaataaaattaacaaaacccCAACACCATCGCCCTCCTCCACACAATGCTGCCTTCCTTTGTTGGTGACAGCATCTCCTCCCCCAAGCCTTAGCAACATCATCATCCTCCACATCCATTTTGATTCATGGTTGTGCTCGCACAACAATAGAACTAAGGGCAATTGGTTAAAAGGCTGTAAATTTAATTGACCTTCAACAAGGGGATTTCCATGAATAAACCCTCCATCAATCAGCACCTTATCCAATACAATGAAAGTCTTCTCtacaaaattcacctccaattaTAGTTGGTGCCACAAGAAATCAGAAGCACATATGTACATAGCAAGTACAATCAAAACAGAACAAACAAAACTGAATAATCTACAAAACCCATGTCCAGAACCTTAATCATCAATCGAAAAATGCAACAACAGATTGAGTTGGtgcacaaaaaaatcatatgttgCACAACCAATATTAAAATCATGGTCCTCTAAAAATTTCCTCAACAACACTCATATCACCAAAAGAATGCTTCCTATCATGTCCCAACGGCCTAGTGACAACACAAACTAGATGGGTTGGCTAAAGATGAGAGGGGAGGTGCAAAGCAATGGTTGTGCAAGGCTGCGAGCACGACCATGAATCTTAGTAATTGTCAAGGATGACGGTGCCGCTGTCACATGCAGAAGGATGATGGTCTTGGGCTATCACTCTCTTACGTTAgttttaaattgataatttttgtttgattcaagTATTAACCCACTTGAACTGGGTCAAATATTTGCTTTTATGAATTTATGacatgtataatttttaaataaaataaatagtaaataccaCATCAGTTAAAATAATGCCACATCACTATTCCGGTAGTCACATAAGCAATAATACTAACGGAAGTTAACAAAGGATTAATAGTGCTTagttttgaaacttgagagaTCAACAACACTCAATTGTAACTTAAGGGTCCAATTGCGCACAAGAAGTAAACTTCAAAGACCATCAGTATAGTTTCGCCTTAATTCAACTTCAGACCAACCACATGACAAGCATGCAACGTGAGCCAGAGCCAAGGCTTAAATAGATATTGGATATGGATTTTTTATGAGAGCTGGAAGCTACAAATTTCACATCAAGCAACCTGCATGTAATCTTAAGTTTAATCCATTCAACCGATCCATTCATCCAATCCAGTCAGAACTCCAGTGATACCCTTGCCTGCAAGTTACAAACAGCATAATTGACTATCTACAACAGTACAATAAAAAGAGAATCACGCACAACCACATTTTGTTTTCTGGTGAAACAGATTTTCTCAGTCACGGTAAtacttttctcacattttcctCCGCTAATATTAAAGCTCTTTCAGTGTACTCTGCAGATAAAATATACAACAGGCAAATTGCAAAATTTGCATGAACACAGTTGCAGGTAAATATGAGGTCGGGATTCAGTGGTTACAAAGAATTCAAGAGCTTGTATATAAAACCCACTTTTTAGAAGCCAACCTCCCCAATCAGATGTTGAAAGGAAAACCCTTCAAACATTTGGCCAGCAGTATTTAAAACATGCTGGGCAAAGACAGTTTTTTTGAAATCATCCGCTCGGGACTCCATCATCTGGTGTGGCCATCACCATTAAATTGCAATCCATTGCTAAGCCTATATCATCAAGAACAGAATTGAGTTTAAATAGAGAGATAAAATAGAGGATTTAATAAAAGAACATAAGTCGTGTAAAATAGCAGACGTTGCAAACAATATTTGTTTACTTTGTCTTCCGTCAATGGACTCCTAATTAGAAATGTCTGCCAGTGCGTGAGAGCAAATACTTATGAGAATTAAATAGATTTGCAAACTATTGTGTGATATGATATATTCTGTAGTCCTGGGTATAGAATCTATGTCGTTTCCCATATGATACCAGATATAACAGCAAATACTGTATTAAACATACAAAATTGAGATAATTgctacaaacacaaaaacattcCAAAACTCAATCATTCTGGAGAGGTTAGAAAATTCCAAGCTAATTGAATGAAATCAAAGGATATCAGAATTGTTTGCTACTTTGCTTGAGGAGAGATCTCTCACCTGAAATGATTTAGGCTACATCAAAGATGAAGATCTTCTATATCAGCTAAGAGACTTGAATTCCCAATAGACTTCTTATCAGGTAGGTTAACCACCAGCTGACCACATGCACCACTTATATCCTGACCCATTTGCTTACGAACTGTTGTCCGGATGTTATAGGTACCCCTAAGAATTTTCTGAAATCTCAATACCCCCTCTTCGCTACTGGTTCTGAATTGACTCAAAGTACCAACTGGATTGAATGGTATTAAGTTCACAATCTACAAAACAAGGAACACAGCCATACATATGTCAGACTATAAAATGATAAGATCATGTGAAGTAATAATGATACAGACACCAAAGAGACTTTATGTTGAGCAACACTtgcattactattttttttttttttttttggtctggtAACAAGTTGCACGAATGATGCCATTTATTGTCTACCCATTGAGAAGGTCAACTACTAATCAAATACATGGCTAGGGCATTGCTAAAAGATTTTCTTCAGCAATGACAAGTACCTAGTCATAACTATAATACAAGCatctatatttcaattttcagtCATAGTTTATTTGAAGCCTATCAACCTAGGTTCATATTGCAAGTCTAGAGTAACAGTTGGAACTCCATGCCTTTTGTAGACTTAGTTTGGTGTTTACCTAAGATCCAACCCAGTTATAGAATTATTGCCCCTGGGATACATCCTGCATATGATA
This portion of the Castanea sativa cultivar Marrone di Chiusa Pesio chromosome 7, ASM4071231v1 genome encodes:
- the LOC142643742 gene encoding uncharacterized protein LOC142643742, producing MSRREREVRDSGSKRHQRSRFDREPSPKKSRRDGKPETERLPNNANLDVGEQTDKDQKHHRRLQDAIPLEAPLASDSKRENEAVSKEADKKPEEHREGSKRSSDSTEVPRSRSYFQHDERGNAMQAGRSIGRRATSGWRDSKDEHDERVANKTTSNAQERDEKLQSKQDDHSVWRHDRFVEKDDPPPPAKKRPSFQEKKITVNSEHADKSESETVKSGHVDHYVEGSERREERSRNPRYMDRPEKPLAGDRLPPKRAEAHRDSFLSRERYGGGGNYKGRDGGRQGYHSGGTRAEKWKHDLYKPEGSPTPKNEDDQIAKLEALLAS